A region from the Ptychodera flava strain L36383 chromosome 10, AS_Pfla_20210202, whole genome shotgun sequence genome encodes:
- the LOC139142056 gene encoding uncharacterized protein: protein MNQFLKLSLLLVFSLGGLDFTAAAVPYFLRSGQPTDVTVVEGDDVSLTRRFDGFPPDVEDILQRGTTESPLTQRNGNVKNAAKFIVIITSRGIVWSEMFTVKHVDKTDEGIYKCFLRRVGHLPVSRRPSFRFRPKSVDRQSVILRCQLDNLDDKHFHGSWFRIDTEFSRGHEITKLSLFDTGEERTILWHDYSGVNDLTQTKTRKTSCQCGVFPLKSASSLLKSQIANILVLFPPHNNHPGWLPLTVKHHYRTGRDDIVKGTRKANRETEPTKVKKILHGQRKFNILDKRGSPAQNKWNLTTSGDGSFIMFAIKGPVVLSPRNRLAGQRSIEKRQVSKRKSSKKVRREAPMTSSAMTSSFQSETAQTTVMKDERTRTKTTPSTLTSTAEQVKAGTGNSRNSDTAPTVATLKSFAIEPSKPKSLQLQDTGEPVVRFLYFMILFLAVFIVGVVLFAVVFVVFRRVRRHESVRKLDEEHGAQSKPDQGSDNPTTVTDAAETERGKVQRCTDVANGEASDSCSRMFRVRYGSSLDTLSALSLPYDDDDDTGATTGKTYAELHIIAPADAEPGGNLGVLEDKVTNGSCDGQSVGKDEASIWNSDRFNTTFELSTDDLLAEVGASISLQTDWLVKYADYDF, encoded by the coding sequence ATGAACCAATTTTTGAAACTGTCGCTGCTTTTGGTGTTTTCACTCGGCGGTTTGGACTTCACTGCCGCGGCGGTGCCATACTTTCTGCGAAGCGGACAGCCGACTGACGTCACAGTGGTTGAGGGCGACGATGTCAGTTTGACCCGTCGGTTCGATGGCTTTCCACCCGATGTGGAAGATATTCTACAGCGGGGGACAACGGAATCTCCCTTGACACAACGAAATGGCAACGTCAAGAACGCCGCAAAATTCATCGTTATTATCACGTCCCGTGGTATTGTCTGGAGCGAAATGTTTACAGTGAAACATGTCGACAAAACCGACGAAGGTATTTACAAATGTTTTCTGAGAAGGGTCGGACATCTCCCTGTTAGTCGAAGACCGTCATTTCGTTTCAGACCAAAATCAGTAGATAGGCAAAGTGTCATATTACGCTGTCAACTCGACAATTTGGATGACAAACACTTCCACGGCAGTTGGTTCCGCATTGATACAGAATTTTCTAGGGGTCATGAAATCACAAAACTGAGTCTGTTCGACACTGGAGAAGAACGGACGATTCTTTGGCATGATTATTCTGGCGTGAACGACTTAACACAGACTAAAACTAGAAAGACGAGCTGCCAGTGCGGCGTGTTTCCATTGAAAAGCGCCAGTTCTCTTTTGAAATCGCAAATTGCAAACATCCTCGTCCTCTTTCCGCCTCACAACAACCATCCAGGGTGGCTTCCATTGACAGTTAAACACCACTATCGTACCGGCAGAGATGACATAGTCAAAGGAACGCGTAAGGCTAACCGTGAAACGGAACCCACAAAAGTTAAAAAGATTCTTCATGGACAGCGGAAATTTAACATATTGGATAAAAGGGGATCACCCGCTCAGAATAAATGGAACCTGACGACAAGTGGTGATGGTAGTTTTATTATGTTCGCCATTAAGGGGCCCGTCGTTTTGAGTCCCCGAAACCGTttggcaggtcaaaggtcaattgaAAAACGACAAGTTTCTAAAAGGAAGTCCAGCAAGAAAGTGCGGAGGGAGGCTCCCATGACTAGCAGTGCGATGACCTCATCGTTCCAGAGCGAGACTGCACAAACAACAGTAATGAAAGACGAAAGGACGAGAACGAAAACAACGCCATCTACCCTGACAAGTACTGCTGAACAAGTAAAGGCTGGGACAGGCAATTCTCGTAACTCAGACACTGCTCCGACTGTTGCCACGTTAAAATCGTTCGCCATAGAACCATCGAAGCCAAAAAGTTTACAGCTACAAGACACCGGCGAACCAGTCGTACGTTTCCTGTACTTCATGATATTATTTCTCGCTGTCTTCATTGTAGGTGTGGTGCTTTTTGCTGTCGTCTTCGTTGTTTTTAGGAGAGTACGTCGACATGAGAGTGTAAGAAAACTTGACGAAGAACACGGAGCTCAGAGTAAACCTGACCAAGGCAGTGACAACCCGACAACGGTGACCGATGCCGCAGAAACAGAACGTGGTAAAGTACAGCGTTGCACGGATGTCGCGAACGGCGAAGCATCGGATTCGTGTTCAAGAATGTTTCGTGTGAGATATGGGTCGTCTTTGGATACGTTGTCCGCGCTATCGCTGCCGtatgacgacgatgacgacaCCGGTGCTACAACTGGCAAAACCTACGCCGAATTGCACATTATTGCACCTGCCGATGCAGAACCGGGCGGAAACCTGGGAGTCCTCGAAGATAAAGTGACAAATGGATCATGCGACGGACAAAGTGTCGGAAAAGACGAAGCGAGTATTTGGAATAGTGATAGGTTCAATACAACATTCGAACTTTCCACGGATGATCTATTGGCTGAAGTCGGCGCTTCAATATCACTCCAAACAGACTGGTTGGTGAAGTATGCCGATTATGATTTTTAA